CGAGGAGGTCGCCGAGCTGCGCGCCGAGGTGGTCGACAAGCTGGGCGGCCAGCTGCGCCTGGAGCGGATCGAGACCACCCGGGTGATCGGCTCGGACCTGGAGGCGCTGCAGCACGAGATCCGCCGGCTGGCAGCGAGCAGGACAGACAGCCTTGCCGCGCCGGCCCGGGCGGTCGCGCCGGCCGGGGCGGTCGCGGCGAACGGGGCGGGCCAGTCGAACGGGGCGGCGCGGTCCGGGCAGGACGTTTCCAGCGACATCGTCGACGCCGAGCTGGTCGAGTTTCCGCCGCCGGCCACCGCGGTGTCGCCGGCCAGCCCACCGCCGCCGGCCAACCGGATGTCAGAGGAGCTGCGGTATCAGGGGCGGCGTCGGGCCGACGGCGAGTCGGCGGGTTGGTTCGCCAGGCTCGACGGCTGATCGGCCCTCAGAACCAGTGGCTGTCGCTGGTCTGTCCGCGCAGGTCGGCCGCGTCGGCGCTCACCTGGTAAGCCAGCGCTCGCACCGTGGCGTCGATGTCGACTGTCGTCTGATCGGCCAGCAGATACACCAGGTAGGCCAGTTCGGACAGTTGAGGCTGCCAGGTCGTCGGAATCCGGAACGGCCGCCGGCCGCCCTCGGTGGCGGCATTGGTCAGCTCGGCGAGCTTGCCCAGCGCGGCGGCAGCCTGCAGCAGCAGTGCCGGAGCGGTGCTGTGCGAACCGGCGCGGTCCGCGGCTCGGGCGACGGTGGCCTGCAGATCGTTCACAGCCGCAGAACCTAGCCGACCGGACGTCGATGCGGGTGCGACGCGGCCGGAGAAACGGGTAACGCTCGCGCGAGCTGCTCCTCGGCGACCCGCGCCACCTTGGCGCACCCGCCACCCGCGCCGTCCCGCCCACTAGGCTCTAGGCCGTGATCCAATCCGGTGACGCCCCGCGGTTGCGGGTTGCCGTCGTGGGAGTCGGTCGAGTCGGATCGGTGCTCGGAGCGGCGCTCAGCCGGGCCGGGCATCGGGTGGTGGCCGGCACCGGCGTGAGCGCCGAGTCCCAGCGGCGCGCTGCCAGGTTGCTGCCCGGCGTGCCGCTGACGCCCGCGGACGAGGCAGTGGCCCAGGCGGATCTGGTGCTGCTGACCGTCCCGGACAGCGAGCTGGCCGGGCTGATCCAGGGCCTGGCCTCGACCGGCGCCTGGCAGGTCGGCCAGCTGGCGGTGCACACCTCCGGCGCCAGCGGCGTCGCGGTCTTCGACCCGGCGGTCAGCGCCGGGGTGGTCGGCATGGCGCTGCACCCGGTGATGACCTTCGCCGGGCGTCCGGAGGACCTTCAGCGCCTGGACGGCGCCGCCTTCGGTGTCACCGCTCCGGAGGAGTTCCGTCCGGTCGCCGAGACCCTGGTGCTCGAACTCGGCGGCGAACCGGTCTGGGTGCCCGAGGCCGCCCGGCCGGGTTATCACGCCGCGCTGTCGATGGGCTCCAACCATCTGGTGACGCTGGTGAACGACTCCCGCGACGTGCTGGCCGCGGCCGGCGTCGAGGATCCGACCCGGTTGCTGGCTCCGCTGCTGGCCGCCGCGCTGGACAACTCGCTGAGGTTGGCCGACGAGGCGCTGACCGGCCCGGTGTCCCGCGGTGACCGCGGCACCCTCGAGGCTCACATCCGTGCCTTGCGGGGCACCGCCTACCTGCAGCCCTACCTGGCGATGGCGTTGCGCACCATGCAGCGGGCGCACGCCGCCGGCCGGCTCAGCCGGCTGCAGTGCGCCGATCTGCTCGAAGGCATCGAGCATGCCGAAGATGAGGGCCGTTGACCCGACTGGTCCGTACCCGCGCCGAGCTGGCCGCCGTCCGGGCACGGTTGGCCGCCGAACTCGGGCCGGACGCCACTGTGGGCCTGGTGCCGACGATGGGGGCTCTGCACGCCGGGCACCAGGCACTCTTCGACGCCGCCCGGGCCGGCTGCGACGCGGTGGTGGCCAGTATCTTCGTCAACCCGATGCAGTTCTCCCAGGCCGCTGACCTGGAACGCTATCCGCGCCGGCTGGAGGCGGACCTGGCGCTGTGCGAGCGGCACGGGGTCCAGGTGGTGTGGGCTCCGGAGATCACCGAGGTCTATCCCGACGGCCCGGTCCGGGTCTGGGTCACCGCCGGCGAACTGGCCGACCAGCTCGAAGGCCCGAACCGGCCAGGTCACTTCGACGGCGTGCTGACCGTGGTGACCAAGCTGTTCGCCGCCGTCCGGCCGGACCTTGCCTACTTCGGCGAGAAGGACTACCAGCAGCTGATCCTGATCCAACAGATGGTGCGCGATCTGGGCCCGGCGGTCCAGGTGGTGGCGGTGCCCACCGTCCGCGAGCCGGACGGCCTGGCGCTGTCGAGCCGCAATGTCCTGCTCTCGCCGTCCGAACGGGCCGACGCCCGGATTCTCAGCGCCGCGCTGGCAGCCGGCCGGGACGCCGGCGGGCCCGCCTCGGCGGTGCTGGCGGCCGCCTGTCAGGTGCTGGGCACTGCCGAAGGAGTGGACGTGGAATATCTCGAACTGCGTGACCCCGAGTTGGGGCCCGCGCCGGTGACCGGCCCGGCCCGGCTGCTGGTCGCGGCCCGGGTCGGCTCCGTCCGGCTGATCGACAACGTCGCCGTGGAGCTGGGTCGATGAAGGAGCTGGGTCGATGAAGGAGCCGGGTCGATGAAGGAGCCGGGCCGATGAACCTGCCTCAGCGGCTGCTGGCCCCGGCGCCGGGCTGGATCGTCGAGACCGACGTGGTGGTGGTCGGCTCCGGAATCGCCGGGCTCACCACCGCACTGCGGATCGCCGCCGGGTTGACCACCGACCCGGCCGGCTCGGGCCTGCGGGTGCTGGTGGTGACCAAGGACGTGCTGGCGGCCGGCTCGACCCGCTGGGCGCAAGGCGGTATCGCCGCCGCGCTGGGCCCCGATGACACCGCTGAGGCGCACCTGCGGGACACCCTGGTGGCCGGCGTCGGCATCTGTGACGTCGACGCGGTCCGGGTGCTGGTCGACGAGGGCCCGCAGGCGGTCCGAGAACTGATCGAGCTCGGCACCCGGTTCGACCGATCCAGCAGCGGCGAGCTCTCGCTGACCCGGGAGGGCGGGCACCACGCCGATCGGATCGCCCATGCCGGCGGTGACGCCACCGGCGCCGAGATCGAGCGGGCGCTGGTCTCGGCGGTGCTGGCCGAGCCCCGCATCGAGGTGATCGAGCACGCCCTGGTGCTGGATCTGCTGCCCACCGCGACCGGCGGCGTCGGAGCGGTCACCCTGCACGTGATGGGCGAAGGGCAGCTGGACGGGGTGGGCGCGGTCCGGGCCCGGGCCTTCGTGCTGGCCACCGGCGGCATCGGGCAGGTGTATGCCGCCACCACCAACCCGTCGGTCTCCACCGGCGACGGGGTGGCGGCGGCGTTGCGGGCCGGGGCGGTGATCCGGGACCTGGAGTTCGTGCAGTTCCACCCGACGGTGCTGTGGCTCGGCGGCAGCGCGGCCGGTCAGCAGCCACTGGTCAGCGAGGCGGTGCGCGGCGAGGGCGCGGTGCTGCTCGACGCGCAGGGCACCAGGTTTATGCAGGGCCAGCACGAGCTGGCCGACCTGGCCCCGCGCGACGTGGTGGCCAAGGCGATCCTGCGCCGGATGCGCGAGACCGGGGCCGAGCATGTCTGGTTGGACGCGCGGCATTTCGGGGCGGAGAAGTGGCGGGTCCGGTTTCCCACCATCCTGGCCACGCTGACCTCGCTGGGGCTGGACCCGGTGAGCCAGCTGATCCCGGTCGCACCGGCCTGCCATTACGCCTCCGGTGGCATCGCCACCGACCTGACCGGCCGCACCTCGGTGGCCGGGCTGTACGCCTGCGGCGAGGCCGCCTGCACCGGGGTGCACGGCGCGAACCGGCTGGCTTCGAACTCGCTGCTGGAAGGCCTGGTCTTCGGCCGGCGGATCGCGGCCGACGTGCTGAGCAGCGTGCCGGCCGGCGCGCCGCTGCTCGACCTGGGCATCGACGTGCGCGGCAACGGCATCGCCGCGGCCGGGATCCGGCGGTCGCTGCAGCACGAGATGTCGGCCGACGCCGGGGTGATCCGCGACGCCGCGGGCCTGCGCCGGGCTACCGGCAGCCTGCAGAAGCTGGCCGCGCAGCGCAGCAGCGAGCCGGGCACCGAGTCGTGGGAGGCCACCAACCTGCTGACGGTGGCCAGCGCCCTGGTGGCCGCCGCCAGCCGGCGGCTGGAGACCCGGGGCGCGCACTGGCGCGAGGATCACCCCGAGCGCGATGACCAGAACTGGTGCGGCCACCTGGATCTGCGGCTCGGGCCGGACGGCACCATCTCCACCGACTACGTTGCGACCAGTCAACCCACCAGCCGACACACGAGGACCGGGGCATGAGCCACTCGATCGATCCCGCGATACTGCGGGCCCTGGACACCGCCGGCCTGAGCGCGGCGATGGTGGCCGAACTGGTGGACCGGGCGCTTGCCGAAGACCTGGCCGACGGCCCCGATGTCACCACGGCGGCCATCATCGGCAGCGCCCAGGTGGGCCAGGCCCGGGCGGTGCCGCGCGAGGCCGGGGTGGTAGCCGGCCTGGCGGTGGCGGGCTACGTCTTCGCGGTGGTGGGTCAGGGCCGGGTGCAGGTGCGGACGGCGACGACGGACGGCAGCATCGTGCGTCCCGGTGACGTGCTGCTCAGCGCGTCCGGGCCGGTCCGGGACCTGCTCACCGCGGAGCGGACGGCGTTGAACCTGCTCACCCACCTGTCCGGGGTGGCCACCCTGACCCGGATCTGGACCGACGTCATCCGGGGGTCGGGCGCCAGCATCCGCGACACCCGCAAGACCATGCCGGGCCTGCGCGCGCTGGAGAAGTACGCGGTGCGTTGCGGCGGTGGCGTCAACCACCGGATGTCGCTGTCGGACGCCGCGCTGATCAAGGACAACCACATCGCGGCGGCCGGCTCGGTGAGCAGGGCCTTCGAGCTGGTCCGGGCGGCCGCTCCGGAGCTGCCGGTGGAGGTCGAAGTCGACACCGTGGCCCAGTGCGAGGAGGCCATCCGGGCCGGCGCCGAGCTGATCCTGCTCGACAACATGAACCTGGCGGAGATCAGGAGTTGCGTGGCGATGGCCGCCGACACCGGTGGCCGGGTCAAGCTCGAGGCCTCCGGCGGGTTGAGCCTGCAGGTGGCCGCGGCGGTGGCGGGAACGGGCGTGGACTACCTCGCGGTGGGCGCGCTGACCCATTCGGCGCCGGTGCTCGACATCGGACTGGACCTGAGCCTGGACCCGAGCCCGGACCTGAGCTCTGACCCGAGCCTGGGCCCGGCCTCGCCGGCGCCGGGCGGCGCGGGGGCTGAAGGCTGATGTTGCTGGCCATCGACATCGGCAACACCAACACCGTCCTCGGCGTTTTCGAGGGCGAGCGGCTGGTGCACGCGTGGCGGGTCAAGACCGATGCCCGCAACACCGCCGACGAGCTGATGCTCACCTTCACCGGCCTGTTGCAGGACGTGCCGGTGACCGCGATCTCGGGCTGCTCCACGGTGCCGGCCGCGCTGCGCGAGCTGCGGGCGATGCTCAGCCGGTACTGGCCCGGCGTGCCGACCGTGCTGGTCGAACCAGGTATCAAGACCGGGGTCGCGCTGCTGTTCGACAACCCCAAGGAGGTCGGGGCGGACCGGATCGTCAACACCCTGGCCGCCTTTCACCTGGTGAACGGCCCGGCCATCGTGGTGGACTTCGGCACGTCCACCAACTTCGACGTGGTCAGCGGCAAGGGCGAGTTCCTCGGCGGGGCGCTGGCTCCGGGGATCGAGATCTCGCTGGACGCCCTCGCCGCCCGGGCCGCCCAGTTGCGCAAGGTCGAGTTGGTGGCGCCCCGGTCCCCGATCGGCAAGAACACCGTCGAGGCCCTGCAGTCGGGCATCCTCTACGGCTTCGCCGGCCAGGTCGACGGCCTGGTCAGGCGGATCGCGGCCACCCTGGTCCCCGAGGCGCCGGGCTCGGTCGAGGTGATCGCCACCGGCGGCCTGGCTTCGCTGGTGGTCGAGCACGCCGAAACCGTCAACCGGCACGAGCCTGACCTGACCCTGCTGGGGCTCCGGCTGATCTTCGAACGCAACCAGTGAGCGCCTGAGCCGCGGCCTCGGGTCCGCAGGCTCAGCGCCGGTACTGCCAGAGCACCTCGGTGCGCTGCGGGAACGCCACCACCGGGGCCTGCAACTCGGCGTACTGGCTGATCAGGATGCGTAGCCGGTGGTCGATGGCGTCCCGCTCGGCCTCGGTGCGGGTGATCACCCAGCTCCAGGTGTGGACCAGGTCGCGCAGGCCGCCGGGGCCGGGCAGCAGGTGCTCCGAGGGCACCGACGCCTGCTCCAGTTCGGTGAACAGCCCGCCGTCGAGCTGGTCGAAGGCCTCCGACCATGGCTGCTCGCTCTTCCTGCTTGCCCGGTAGAGCTTGGGCACCCACTCCACGCTGCGGTCGGGCAGGTTCCAGAGCAGGCCGACAACGCCACCGGGACGCAGCACCCGCGCAAGCTCGTGATCGGCGGCCGGGCGGTGGAACCAGTGAAAGGCCTGGCCGACCACGATCGCGTCGACCGAGCCGTCCCGAAGGGGGATGCGCTCGGCCGAGCCGGCCAGCGCGCGGGCCTGCGGCAACCGCGAGGCGAGCACTGCCAGCATCTGCCGGTCCGGCTCGACCGCCACCACCTCGACCTGCCGGCCGACCAGCGAGGCGGTCAGCTTGCCGGTGCCGGCGCCAAGGTCCAGGACGCGCGGCGGCCGGCCGTCGGCGCGGGCATTTCGCAGTCCGCCGAGCACCAGCTGGATCGCCGCCTCCGGGTAGGACGGTCGCACCTGGTCATAGCGGGCGGCCTCGGATCCGAAGGAACGGGCGAGCACCGAATCGGGCAGCTCCTGCCCCTGCTGCGCCCCGCCGGTCATGAATGCGACCTTAGCGGCGCTGCCGCGCGGGGTTCACCGGACTCCGCGCCCAGACTCCGCGCCCGGCGCGCCGTGACCCCGCCGGGCGCCGCGACAGCGCCGGACTGCCGCGGCTGCGCCGATAGGGTGAAGTCGCGCCGATAGGGTGAAACGGTGACCGATTCCAGTACCGCCGCCGATGCCAACGACGATCTGCCCGAGCAGGTCAGGATCCGGCGGGAGAAGTACGACCGGTTGATGGCCGAGCCGGACCGGGCGCCTTTTCCGGCGACGGTGGCCCGCACGCACACGCTGGCGCAGATCCGGCAGGCGTATCCGGACCTGCCGGCCGGCGCCGAGACCGGCCAGACGGTCGGCGTGACCGGTCGGGTGATCTTCGTCCGCAATACCGGCAAGCTCTGTTTCGCGACTTTGCGCGAGGCCGGTATCGAACTGCAGATCATGCTTTCGGCCGACCGGATCGGACCGGAGGCGCTTGCCGCCTGGAAATCCGACGTCGACCTGGGCGATCAGGTATTCGTCACCGGTGAGGTCATCTCCTCGCGCCGGGGTGAACTGTCGGTGCTGGCCGTCGCTTGGCGGATGACTGCAAAGGCATTGCGTCCGCTGCCGGTGGCGCACAAGCCGATGAGTGAAGAGACCAGGGTCCGGCAACGCTATGTGGATCTGATCGTGCGATCCGACGCCCGCCGGATGGTGATGATCCGCGCTCAGGTGCTTGCCTCGATCCGCAGCTCGCTGAACCAGCGCGGATTTATCGAGGTCGAGACGCCGATTCTGCAGTCCGTGCACGGCGGGGCGGCAGCACGGCCATTTCACACCCACCTCAATGCATTCGACCAGCCGATGTCGCTTCGAATCGCGCTCGAGTTATATCTGAAGCGCGCCGTCGTGGGCGGAATCGATCGTGTTTTCGAAATCGGCAAGACCTTCCGCAACGAAGGGATCGACTCCACCCATTCGGCGGAATTCACCATGCTCGAGGCGTATGAGGCCTACGGCGATTACAAGTCGGTCGCCGAGTGGACCCGCGCCATCATTCTCGATGCCGCTATGGCGGTCGGCATAGATTCACCCCGGACCGCTGACGGCATCGATATCAATCTCGTTACGGAGTGGCGGTGGGCGTCAATCTATGATTTAGTGTCCGCCGCCGTCGAGGAATCTGTCACTCCGGACTCCGACAACTGCCGACTCCGGGAGCTGGCAGCTTCGCGAAATGTCGCGCTCAAGCCGGAGTGGGCTTCTGGTGAGATAGTTCTGGAGTTATACGAGAAGCTGGTGGAACACACCTTAATTCAACCGACGTTCGTCTGTGACTATCCGCGGTCTGTCCGGCCGCTGGCAAGGCAGCACCGATCGGATCCCCGGCTTGCCGAAGCGTGGGACCTGGTCATCGGCGGCGTCGAGATCGCGCCCGGCTACACCGAATTAGCTGATCCTGTCGAGCAACGGCGCGTGCTCGTGGAGCAATCGCGGGCGGCTGCCGCGGGTGATCCCGAAGCCATGGAGCTGGACGAGGACTTCTTGCAGGCGCTGGAATACGGCATGCCACCGACTGGCGGAATGGGCCTCGGCATCGATCGGTTGATCGCTATGCTGACCGGCAAGGGAATTAGAGAAACCATCTTATTCCCGCTTCTCAAGCCGCTGTAGCCACCACCGCGCCCCATCTATAGCACTTCGTCCACCGCGCCTTCTCTGAAGTTGTCCACATGACAGCGTTTCGATATCTCATGTTCGGACTCTTGGTGCTTTAATGGTTGCGGGCACGCGGTATATCGCCCGAACGTCTCTCATCAGATTGGAAGCATCATGGCCCAGAAGATCCAAGTTCTACTTGTCGATGACCTAGATGGTGGAACTGCCACCGAGACTGTCGCTTTCGGCCTCGACGGTTCTGGGTACGAGATCGATCTCTCCTCCGAGAATGCCGACAAATTGCGCGAGGTTTTGGCGCCATTTGTTGGCCATGCCCGTCGTGCCTCGCGCACTACCACGGTCAGGCCGGGTACGCCAGGCCGTCCGGGCCGTAGTGGAGCTCGTATCGACCGCGAACAAACGCAGGCTATTCGGGAATGGGCGCGCAAGAACGGTCACAAGGTTTCTGAGCGCGGTCGCATCCCGGCCAGCATCTTCGACGCTTACAACTCCTCTCACTAAACCGATCCGCCGAGCCGGCCGAAGGCTCGGCGGTCACCGGTTTCTCGTCAACGACGCTCCTTTCGTTGACGGCTGCCGGCCGCTCGCGCCAGCCGGCAGCACCTGTCCTGCGCCTTTGCTTCCTCTGATCTCAGCGCCACGTGATTGCCGCGGCTCAATTAGAGTCGCCTCGTCGACAATCGGTCGACAGCGTCGCCGATAGCCGGCCGAGGCCGGCCCCCGAGCGGTCCGACCCGCATTTCTCCGATTCGCCCTGTCGCGACT
This genomic window from Jatrophihabitans sp. contains:
- a CDS encoding DUF2520 domain-containing protein, producing the protein MIQSGDAPRLRVAVVGVGRVGSVLGAALSRAGHRVVAGTGVSAESQRRAARLLPGVPLTPADEAVAQADLVLLTVPDSELAGLIQGLASTGAWQVGQLAVHTSGASGVAVFDPAVSAGVVGMALHPVMTFAGRPEDLQRLDGAAFGVTAPEEFRPVAETLVLELGGEPVWVPEAARPGYHAALSMGSNHLVTLVNDSRDVLAAAGVEDPTRLLAPLLAAALDNSLRLADEALTGPVSRGDRGTLEAHIRALRGTAYLQPYLAMALRTMQRAHAAGRLSRLQCADLLEGIEHAEDEGR
- the panC gene encoding pantoate--beta-alanine ligase, with protein sequence MTRLVRTRAELAAVRARLAAELGPDATVGLVPTMGALHAGHQALFDAARAGCDAVVASIFVNPMQFSQAADLERYPRRLEADLALCERHGVQVVWAPEITEVYPDGPVRVWVTAGELADQLEGPNRPGHFDGVLTVVTKLFAAVRPDLAYFGEKDYQQLILIQQMVRDLGPAVQVVAVPTVREPDGLALSSRNVLLSPSERADARILSAALAAGRDAGGPASAVLAAACQVLGTAEGVDVEYLELRDPELGPAPVTGPARLLVAARVGSVRLIDNVAVELGR
- a CDS encoding L-aspartate oxidase, giving the protein MNLPQRLLAPAPGWIVETDVVVVGSGIAGLTTALRIAAGLTTDPAGSGLRVLVVTKDVLAAGSTRWAQGGIAAALGPDDTAEAHLRDTLVAGVGICDVDAVRVLVDEGPQAVRELIELGTRFDRSSSGELSLTREGGHHADRIAHAGGDATGAEIERALVSAVLAEPRIEVIEHALVLDLLPTATGGVGAVTLHVMGEGQLDGVGAVRARAFVLATGGIGQVYAATTNPSVSTGDGVAAALRAGAVIRDLEFVQFHPTVLWLGGSAAGQQPLVSEAVRGEGAVLLDAQGTRFMQGQHELADLAPRDVVAKAILRRMRETGAEHVWLDARHFGAEKWRVRFPTILATLTSLGLDPVSQLIPVAPACHYASGGIATDLTGRTSVAGLYACGEAACTGVHGANRLASNSLLEGLVFGRRIAADVLSSVPAGAPLLDLGIDVRGNGIAAAGIRRSLQHEMSADAGVIRDAAGLRRATGSLQKLAAQRSSEPGTESWEATNLLTVASALVAAASRRLETRGAHWREDHPERDDQNWCGHLDLRLGPDGTISTDYVATSQPTSRHTRTGA
- the nadC gene encoding carboxylating nicotinate-nucleotide diphosphorylase, coding for MSHSIDPAILRALDTAGLSAAMVAELVDRALAEDLADGPDVTTAAIIGSAQVGQARAVPREAGVVAGLAVAGYVFAVVGQGRVQVRTATTDGSIVRPGDVLLSASGPVRDLLTAERTALNLLTHLSGVATLTRIWTDVIRGSGASIRDTRKTMPGLRALEKYAVRCGGGVNHRMSLSDAALIKDNHIAAAGSVSRAFELVRAAAPELPVEVEVDTVAQCEEAIRAGAELILLDNMNLAEIRSCVAMAADTGGRVKLEASGGLSLQVAAAVAGTGVDYLAVGALTHSAPVLDIGLDLSLDPSPDLSSDPSLGPASPAPGGAGAEG
- a CDS encoding type III pantothenate kinase, which gives rise to MLLAIDIGNTNTVLGVFEGERLVHAWRVKTDARNTADELMLTFTGLLQDVPVTAISGCSTVPAALRELRAMLSRYWPGVPTVLVEPGIKTGVALLFDNPKEVGADRIVNTLAAFHLVNGPAIVVDFGTSTNFDVVSGKGEFLGGALAPGIEISLDALAARAAQLRKVELVAPRSPIGKNTVEALQSGILYGFAGQVDGLVRRIAATLVPEAPGSVEVIATGGLASLVVEHAETVNRHEPDLTLLGLRLIFERNQ
- a CDS encoding class I SAM-dependent methyltransferase encodes the protein MTGGAQQGQELPDSVLARSFGSEAARYDQVRPSYPEAAIQLVLGGLRNARADGRPPRVLDLGAGTGKLTASLVGRQVEVVAVEPDRQMLAVLASRLPQARALAGSAERIPLRDGSVDAIVVGQAFHWFHRPAADHELARVLRPGGVVGLLWNLPDRSVEWVPKLYRASRKSEQPWSEAFDQLDGGLFTELEQASVPSEHLLPGPGGLRDLVHTWSWVITRTEAERDAIDHRLRILISQYAELQAPVVAFPQRTEVLWQYRR
- the lysS gene encoding lysine--tRNA ligase produces the protein MTDSSTAADANDDLPEQVRIRREKYDRLMAEPDRAPFPATVARTHTLAQIRQAYPDLPAGAETGQTVGVTGRVIFVRNTGKLCFATLREAGIELQIMLSADRIGPEALAAWKSDVDLGDQVFVTGEVISSRRGELSVLAVAWRMTAKALRPLPVAHKPMSEETRVRQRYVDLIVRSDARRMVMIRAQVLASIRSSLNQRGFIEVETPILQSVHGGAAARPFHTHLNAFDQPMSLRIALELYLKRAVVGGIDRVFEIGKTFRNEGIDSTHSAEFTMLEAYEAYGDYKSVAEWTRAIILDAAMAVGIDSPRTADGIDINLVTEWRWASIYDLVSAAVEESVTPDSDNCRLRELAASRNVALKPEWASGEIVLELYEKLVEHTLIQPTFVCDYPRSVRPLARQHRSDPRLAEAWDLVIGGVEIAPGYTELADPVEQRRVLVEQSRAAAAGDPEAMELDEDFLQALEYGMPPTGGMGLGIDRLIAMLTGKGIRETILFPLLKPL
- a CDS encoding Lsr2 family protein, which gives rise to MAQKIQVLLVDDLDGGTATETVAFGLDGSGYEIDLSSENADKLREVLAPFVGHARRASRTTTVRPGTPGRPGRSGARIDREQTQAIREWARKNGHKVSERGRIPASIFDAYNSSH